Proteins encoded by one window of Ignavibacteriota bacterium:
- a CDS encoding PIN domain-containing protein: MKKLRLYLDTSVIGGFFDEEFYYETQILFESIFSDEFEVIISGITENELLSAPDKVRELLNKIPKSSIIKVSLSEECLHLADSYIAEGVVGKTSRNDCLHIALATINNADILVSWNFKHIVNVMRIRGYNAVNLINGYKAIDIRSPKEIIGYEKEK, from the coding sequence ATGAAAAAATTAAGATTATATTTAGATACATCTGTAATAGGAGGATTTTTTGATGAAGAATTCTACTATGAGACTCAAATTCTTTTTGAGTCAATATTTTCAGATGAATTTGAAGTTATTATTTCCGGTATAACAGAAAATGAATTATTATCTGCACCTGACAAGGTAAGAGAATTACTAAATAAAATACCGAAATCAAGTATTATAAAAGTATCTTTGAGCGAGGAGTGCCTTCATCTTGCTGATTCATACATTGCCGAAGGAGTTGTAGGAAAAACAAGCAGAAATGATTGTTTGCATATTGCATTGGCGACTATAAACAATGCTGATATTTTAGTAAGCTGGAATTTTAAACACATTGTAAACGTTATGCGTATAAGAGGTTACAATGCCGTAAATTTAATTAATGGTTATAAAGCTATTGATATTCGTTCACCTAAGGAGATAATTGGTTATGAAAAAGAAAAATAA
- a CDS encoding T9SS type A sorting domain-containing protein, with amino-acid sequence MKILLLIFVCLVSANSLMSEMSREPKWISEFEFIKNTFSPLHTYGVGNKLHQNQLYDITNSNLIFEVDTTQNIITDYTGKTFFVIDPFYQTLHVYNTTNQLLIKELTYRNYIRNRAVSDSLMFEFDMDNQILRLWNIYEDKLIKENDLKASNNYKLIDSLIVFDHSFDGRFVRFARVLHPFASIIYDTQNEEFLPNFVNHFATLNFLNKSNKLIHIKRIQLDGDSIPFDYFRFYDLEERTYIKNIKIIPHKHYENEYLMFLISNCDDYLMFYIPYNFFTSSEYRVLDLVNDRYLDSSLSFFRTPIYFSTSLVVTQVHNQSAGYRIKTPTSVIDKPVNHELLVYPNPASDYISIIISEINHRVNPMVDKVQIFDMLGLEVISTPSAALTPTGEGNLRIDVSHLTAGVYFIRIGNKVEKFVKM; translated from the coding sequence ATGAAGATTCTACTTTTAATTTTTGTTTGTCTGGTGTCGGCAAATAGCTTGATGTCAGAGATGTCAAGAGAGCCGAAATGGATTTCTGAATTCGAGTTTATAAAAAATACTTTTAGTCCATTGCATACTTATGGAGTTGGTAACAAATTGCACCAAAATCAGCTTTATGATATTACAAATTCAAATTTGATATTTGAAGTTGATACTACCCAAAATATTATTACAGATTACACCGGAAAAACGTTTTTTGTTATTGACCCTTTTTATCAAACGCTCCATGTTTATAATACAACTAATCAATTACTTATAAAAGAGTTAACATATCGTAATTATATAAGAAACAGAGCAGTAAGCGATTCTTTGATGTTTGAATTTGATATGGATAATCAAATTTTGAGACTATGGAATATTTACGAAGATAAATTAATAAAAGAAAATGATTTAAAGGCATCAAACAATTATAAACTTATAGATTCATTGATTGTATTTGACCATTCTTTTGATGGCAGATTTGTCAGATTTGCAAGAGTTCTGCACCCATTTGCAAGCATAATTTACGACACACAGAATGAAGAGTTCTTACCAAATTTTGTCAATCATTTTGCAACTTTGAATTTTCTGAATAAATCAAATAAATTAATTCATATAAAACGCATACAATTAGATGGCGATTCTATACCGTTTGATTATTTTAGGTTTTATGATTTGGAAGAAAGGACTTATATAAAAAACATAAAAATTATTCCACATAAACATTACGAGAATGAATATCTGATGTTTTTAATAAGCAACTGTGATGATTACCTAATGTTTTATATACCGTATAATTTTTTTACAAGTTCGGAATATCGTGTGCTTGATTTGGTTAATGATAGATATTTGGATAGTTCCCTTTCATTTTTCAGAACACCGATATACTTCAGCACTTCATTAGTTGTTACACAAGTTCATAATCAGAGTGCAGGTTATCGTATAAAAACACCGACTTCGGTAATCGATAAACCTGTAAATCATGAATTATTAGTTTACCCAAATCCCGCAAGTGATTATATTTCAATCATAATTTCAGAAATCAACCATAGGGTTAACCCTATGGTTGATAAAGTGCAGATATTTGATATGCTTGGTTTGGAAGTCATATCCACCCCGTCAGCTGCGCTGACACCCACGGGCGAGGGGAATTTAAGAATTGATGTTTCTCATCTGACCGCAGGGGTGTATTTCATACGTATTGGTAATAAGGTGGAGAAATTTGTGAAGATGTAG
- the mutS gene encoding DNA mismatch repair protein MutS, whose amino-acid sequence MRQYNQIKQKYPESLLLFRMGDFFETFDDDAVITAKVCGIILTKRNNGAGSETPLAGFPHHQLDSYLPKLVKAGYRVAVCEQLEDPKLARGIVKRGVVEVVTPGVAFYDKLLETKNNNYVAGIYLKNDKAVRKLAGVSVADISTGEFQACELPLPELKDLLTTLAPAEIIISKSQKDELAAELDKIQNKPLITKREDWIFEYDFGRDLLLKQFKTQSLKGFGIEDMTVGISAAGCILNYIAETQQSNINHLSRISRLETSDFMSLDPSTRRNLEITFSSNSEGSLISVIDRTITPMGGRLLKKWISMPLTKLEPIIDRQQCVSAFFENPAERNELRKILSAIGDTDRLIAKISSGRANPRDCVALKTSLELVPKIHKLISGLPNDTINNISKKFSDTSNVVEFIKNALIDEPTVQLGTGQVFRNGYDEKLDTYITAKTSGTDWIKNFQESERLKSGVHSLKVGFNNVFGYYIEVTKIHAHKVPDYFVRKQTLTNAERYTTPELKEIEDKILGAEEKISEVEQVLFAELKSKIAEFTSDIQNNSYLVAVIDCLQGMAQIASDNNYVKPEIDNSEIIEIEDGRHPVVEKMLPVGENFTPNNTYLDSASEQIHIITGPNMSGKSCYLRQVAVITLLTQIGSYVPAKRARIGLVDKIFTRVGAQDNITAGESTFLVEMQEAANILNNATDKSLILLDEVGRGTATFDGISIAWSIAEYLHNQIGARTLFATHYHELNELTERYERIVNYRVEVIETGSSIIFSHKVSKGGSDYSFGIHVAKMAGLPYDVIYRANEIMATLESDTSEESVQKNKKADIKSIKTKKAPNETDQLAIFEFRDDAVRAKLQAINIDSITPLQAFNLLAELKKEAEKS is encoded by the coding sequence ATGAGACAATATAATCAAATCAAACAAAAGTATCCCGAATCGCTTTTGCTTTTCAGGATGGGTGATTTCTTTGAAACTTTCGATGATGATGCAGTCATTACAGCAAAAGTCTGCGGTATAATTTTAACAAAACGAAATAACGGCGCCGGAAGTGAAACCCCACTTGCAGGTTTTCCACATCATCAGCTTGATTCTTACCTTCCGAAATTAGTAAAAGCAGGTTATAGAGTTGCTGTCTGTGAGCAACTTGAAGACCCGAAACTTGCTCGCGGAATTGTAAAGCGAGGTGTTGTGGAGGTTGTTACTCCCGGAGTTGCTTTTTATGATAAATTACTTGAGACTAAAAATAATAATTATGTTGCAGGAATATATTTAAAAAACGATAAAGCAGTTCGGAAACTGGCAGGGGTATCTGTAGCGGATATCTCAACTGGTGAATTTCAGGCATGCGAATTGCCACTTCCAGAGCTCAAAGACCTGCTGACAACTCTTGCTCCTGCGGAAATCATTATTTCAAAATCTCAAAAAGATGAATTAGCTGCAGAACTTGATAAAATTCAAAACAAACCACTAATAACCAAAAGAGAGGACTGGATTTTTGAATATGATTTCGGCAGAGATTTACTTCTAAAGCAATTCAAAACTCAAAGTTTGAAAGGATTCGGAATTGAAGATATGACTGTCGGCATCTCAGCTGCCGGTTGTATACTAAATTATATCGCAGAAACGCAGCAAAGCAATATCAATCATTTAAGCAGAATAAGTCGGCTCGAAACAAGTGACTTTATGTCGCTTGATCCATCAACACGGAGAAATCTTGAAATAACTTTCTCAAGTAATTCCGAAGGGTCACTTATTTCAGTGATTGACAGGACGATTACTCCCATGGGCGGAAGACTTCTTAAGAAATGGATTAGTATGCCACTTACAAAGCTCGAGCCGATTATTGACAGACAACAATGCGTTTCTGCATTTTTTGAAAATCCTGCTGAACGAAATGAACTCAGAAAAATACTTTCTGCAATTGGCGATACTGACAGACTAATTGCAAAAATATCTTCCGGCAGAGCTAACCCAAGAGATTGTGTCGCTCTTAAAACAAGTCTTGAATTAGTACCCAAAATACATAAATTAATTTCCGGACTTCCTAACGATACGATAAATAACATAAGTAAAAAGTTTTCCGATACTTCAAATGTCGTTGAGTTTATTAAGAATGCTCTAATTGATGAGCCTACTGTTCAGCTTGGGACCGGACAGGTTTTCAGAAACGGTTATGATGAAAAACTTGACACATATATTACAGCTAAAACAAGCGGCACAGACTGGATTAAAAACTTTCAGGAATCTGAAAGGTTGAAATCAGGAGTTCACTCACTAAAAGTCGGTTTCAATAATGTTTTCGGATATTACATTGAAGTAACAAAAATTCATGCCCACAAAGTTCCCGATTATTTCGTAAGAAAGCAGACTCTGACTAATGCAGAGCGATACACAACCCCAGAACTTAAGGAAATTGAAGATAAAATTCTGGGAGCGGAAGAAAAAATCAGCGAAGTCGAGCAAGTTCTTTTTGCTGAATTGAAAAGTAAAATTGCCGAATTTACTTCCGATATTCAGAATAATTCATACTTGGTGGCTGTAATTGACTGCTTACAGGGAATGGCTCAGATTGCTTCCGATAACAACTATGTAAAGCCGGAAATTGATAATTCAGAAATAATTGAGATTGAGGACGGGCGACATCCGGTAGTTGAAAAAATGCTGCCTGTCGGTGAAAATTTTACTCCTAATAACACATATCTTGACAGCGCTTCGGAGCAAATCCATATCATTACCGGTCCGAATATGTCGGGTAAATCCTGCTATCTTCGTCAGGTGGCTGTAATTACATTACTTACACAAATCGGCTCTTACGTTCCTGCTAAAAGGGCGCGAATTGGGCTTGTTGACAAAATATTTACTCGTGTGGGTGCTCAGGATAATATCACAGCAGGCGAGAGTACATTCCTTGTCGAGATGCAGGAAGCTGCTAATATACTCAATAATGCTACTGACAAAAGTCTTATATTACTCGATGAAGTAGGCAGAGGTACAGCTACTTTTGATGGTATTTCGATTGCATGGTCAATTGCAGAATATTTACATAATCAAATTGGTGCTAGGACACTTTTTGCTACGCATTATCACGAACTCAACGAGCTGACAGAAAGATATGAGCGAATAGTAAATTACAGAGTAGAAGTCATTGAAACCGGCAGTTCGATTATCTTCTCTCACAAGGTGAGCAAGGGTGGGAGCGACTATTCATTTGGTATTCACGTTGCCAAAATGGCGGGGCTGCCTTATGATGTAATTTATCGTGCCAACGAAATAATGGCTACTCTCGAATCTGACACCTCAGAAGAATCAGTTCAGAAAAATAAAAAAGCCGATATTAAATCTATAAAAACAAAAAAAGCTCCGAATGAAACAGATCAATTAGCAATATTTGAATTTCGTGATGATGCTGTCAGAGCAAAACTTCAGGCGATTAATATTGATTCAATTACTCCACTTCAGGCATTTAACCTGCTTGCCGAATTAAAAAAAGAAGCAGAAAAAAGTTAA
- the mtgA gene encoding monofunctional biosynthetic peptidoglycan transglycosylase: MKKLFKFLIKYIFYTAVIFIVLSVGTVVLYKYVNPPVTPHMIIRVIEGLIEGDPVWIKKSWIDYDETSTNIFRAFVGAEDARFMTHEGIDWRAVEDSKKYNKLHKGKKKRGASTITMQTAKNTFLPHSRTYIRKGFEVYFTYLIEFFWGKKRILEVYANIVEMGPGLYGVEAASQKFFGKSASKLSDREAALLASVLPNPRRWAPDKPTNYINKRVGMITTRMNQVQIPKKEKKEKK; the protein is encoded by the coding sequence ATGAAAAAACTTTTCAAATTTTTAATTAAATATATATTCTATACCGCTGTCATATTTATAGTGTTGTCAGTTGGAACCGTTGTGCTTTATAAATATGTCAATCCACCTGTTACACCTCACATGATAATCCGAGTAATTGAGGGATTAATTGAAGGCGACCCGGTATGGATTAAGAAGTCATGGATTGATTATGACGAAACTTCAACCAATATTTTCAGGGCATTTGTCGGTGCTGAAGATGCGAGGTTTATGACTCATGAAGGCATTGACTGGCGGGCAGTTGAGGATTCCAAAAAATACAACAAGCTTCATAAAGGCAAAAAGAAACGAGGAGCCAGTACAATTACAATGCAGACTGCCAAAAATACATTTTTGCCACATTCCAGGACATATATTCGAAAGGGCTTTGAAGTATATTTCACGTATTTAATTGAATTTTTCTGGGGAAAGAAACGCATTTTGGAGGTTTACGCCAATATTGTTGAAATGGGACCGGGTCTTTATGGCGTAGAAGCCGCTTCACAGAAATTCTTCGGTAAATCAGCGTCTAAACTTTCCGACCGGGAAGCGGCTCTGCTGGCTTCTGTACTGCCAAATCCAAGAAGATGGGCACCGGACAAACCAACAAATTATATCAATAAACGTGTCGGAATGATTACAACGAGAATGAATCAGGTACAAATTCCCAAAAAAGAGAAAAAGGAAAAGAAATAA
- a CDS encoding nucleotidyltransferase domain-containing protein, giving the protein MLKRDDILDYLKKHKDFFRDKFNIEKIGIFGSYARNEQTEKSDIDIIIEMPRGTDEIFEKKELLRNMLKEQFHKKIDICRERSIKPLFKDLILKDTIYV; this is encoded by the coding sequence ATGCTAAAAAGAGATGACATATTAGATTATCTTAAGAAACACAAAGATTTCTTTAGGGACAAATTCAATATTGAAAAGATTGGTATTTTTGGCTCTTATGCCCGTAATGAGCAAACCGAAAAAAGTGATATTGACATAATTATTGAAATGCCAAGGGGTACAGATGAAATTTTTGAAAAAAAGGAACTTTTAAGAAACATGCTTAAAGAACAATTTCATAAAAAAATTGATATTTGCAGAGAGCGTTCAATTAAGCCATTATTTAAAGATTTGATTTTAAAAGATACTATTTATGTTTAG
- a CDS encoding DUF86 domain-containing protein codes for MFSQDQILIRQLLLTIDRVLEYSINLNSPDDLAIDYKTFDAILMNFVALGETVGKLSNDIKEKQRNIDWRKIYAFRNIVAHDYFGVDEEVVWQIIQKHLPKLKSDLQSIINQ; via the coding sequence ATGTTTAGTCAAGACCAAATTTTAATCAGGCAACTTCTGCTAACAATTGATAGAGTTTTAGAATATTCAATAAATTTGAATAGTCCTGATGATTTGGCTATTGATTATAAAACGTTTGACGCAATTTTGATGAATTTTGTCGCTTTGGGTGAAACTGTAGGAAAATTGTCAAATGATATAAAGGAAAAGCAAAGAAATATTGATTGGCGAAAAATTTACGCTTTCAGGAATATTGTCGCTCATGATTATTTCGGTGTTGATGAAGAAGTAGTTTGGCAGATAATTCAAAAACATTTACCCAAATTAAAGTCTGATTTGCAAAGTATAATCAATCAGTAG
- a CDS encoding type II toxin-antitoxin system RelE/ParE family toxin — protein sequence MTYIIKWSEKSKNDFIEIVDYLLINWGNYSAKKFKNKVFKSIELILKFPSIYPITEYRKNLRRCIVVKQVSLYYQVKENDKEIYLVRFIDNRRATFKISKSLYEAE from the coding sequence GTGACTTATATTATAAAATGGTCAGAAAAATCTAAGAATGATTTTATCGAAATTGTTGATTATTTGCTTATCAATTGGGGTAATTATTCAGCAAAAAAATTTAAAAATAAAGTATTTAAATCAATTGAATTAATATTAAAATTTCCTTCAATTTACCCTATAACAGAGTACAGGAAAAATTTGAGACGATGCATTGTTGTAAAACAAGTATCATTATATTATCAAGTTAAAGAAAATGACAAAGAGATATACTTAGTCAGGTTTATTGATAACCGTAGAGCCACATTCAAAATAAGTAAATCTTTATATGAAGCTGAATGA
- a CDS encoding sulfite exporter TauE/SafE family protein, with protein MLLEHILLLFGLGLFSGFINVVAGGGSVLTIPGLIYTGLEATIANGTNRIAILVQSSTAVAALWKEVRGNIRFYTKISLLTLPGAIAGALLAVKVSDKFLEILIGIVMILVIFTMVYPVKKEKNPVPVTKLNWKIVTSLLLSGIYGGFLQIGIGFVLMAIFHRLMKYDLVRVNVMKVFVVSFFTVPALLIFILNGKVVFLPGIVLALGNAIGAWSSAKISLRKGEKFIRFFLFVAIIVMSLELFGII; from the coding sequence ATGTTACTTGAGCACATATTGCTTTTATTTGGTTTGGGACTTTTTTCCGGATTCATTAATGTAGTTGCAGGTGGCGGTTCTGTTCTCACAATTCCCGGCTTGATTTATACCGGACTTGAAGCAACTATTGCAAATGGCACAAACAGAATCGCAATACTTGTTCAGAGTTCTACTGCTGTTGCGGCATTATGGAAAGAAGTTAGGGGAAATATTCGTTTTTATACAAAAATTTCACTTTTAACTCTTCCTGGTGCTATTGCCGGTGCTTTACTTGCGGTAAAGGTTTCAGATAAATTCCTTGAAATTTTGATTGGTATTGTAATGATACTTGTCATATTCACAATGGTTTATCCCGTGAAGAAAGAGAAGAATCCTGTTCCGGTCACTAAGCTGAATTGGAAAATTGTTACAAGTTTATTATTATCAGGAATTTATGGCGGTTTTTTACAGATTGGTATTGGTTTTGTATTAATGGCAATATTTCATCGTCTAATGAAATATGATTTGGTACGTGTTAATGTTATGAAGGTATTTGTCGTGTCTTTTTTTACAGTGCCTGCATTATTGATATTTATTTTAAATGGGAAAGTCGTTTTTCTGCCCGGAATAGTCCTTGCGCTTGGTAATGCAATCGGTGCATGGTCTTCTGCGAAAATTTCCTTAAGGAAAGGCGAAAAATTTATTCGGTTTTTTCTCTTTGTTGCAATTATAGTTATGTCGCTTGAATTATTTGGAATTATCTAA
- a CDS encoding saccharopine dehydrogenase NADP-binding domain-containing protein: MAKILVLGAGMVGSAMAKDLSENHEVSSCDINENNLESLSNFNINTIVSDVRNKENLKSLVRDYDIILNAVPGFMGFETVKTVIESGKNVVDISFFPEDCFLLDEIAKSNKVTAIVDFGVAPGIPNLLLGYHDTKMNIRDYKCYVGGLPVKRTMPFQYKAPFSPVDVIEEYTRPARFVINNEIIVKDALSDPEFLEFDEIGTLEAFNTDGLRSLLFTNNIPNKIEKTLRYPGHIDLMRSLIKAGFLNEEPIEFNGMKISPRDFSSAILFDKWKLQPEENEFTVMRIIFEGIENGDTVRYEYNLLDRYNPETKISSMARTTGYAGTAAVNLLAAGLFENHGINPPEYVGKNDKAVDFVFEYMKDRNILYHSNRSILE; this comes from the coding sequence ATGGCGAAAATATTAGTGTTAGGTGCCGGAATGGTAGGCTCAGCAATGGCAAAAGACTTATCAGAAAATCACGAAGTTAGCTCCTGCGATATCAATGAAAATAATCTTGAAAGTTTATCGAATTTTAATATTAATACTATCGTTTCTGATGTTAGGAATAAAGAAAATTTAAAATCACTCGTCAGGGATTATGACATTATTTTAAATGCTGTTCCCGGATTTATGGGATTTGAAACAGTTAAAACCGTGATTGAGTCCGGCAAGAATGTCGTTGATATTTCATTTTTCCCGGAAGACTGTTTCCTTCTTGATGAAATTGCAAAATCAAATAAAGTAACTGCAATAGTTGATTTCGGTGTCGCTCCGGGTATACCAAATTTGTTGCTTGGATATCATGATACAAAAATGAATATCAGGGATTACAAGTGCTATGTTGGCGGTTTGCCGGTCAAAAGGACAATGCCATTTCAGTATAAAGCTCCATTTTCACCTGTTGATGTGATTGAGGAATATACCCGCCCTGCAAGATTTGTAATCAATAACGAAATTATTGTCAAAGACGCACTTTCAGACCCAGAATTTCTTGAATTCGACGAAATCGGGACTCTTGAAGCATTTAATACAGATGGTCTTCGCTCGCTACTTTTTACAAATAATATTCCAAATAAAATTGAAAAAACACTTCGATATCCCGGGCATATTGACTTGATGCGGTCATTGATTAAAGCAGGTTTCCTTAACGAAGAACCAATAGAGTTTAATGGAATGAAAATTTCTCCACGTGACTTCTCTTCAGCAATACTTTTCGACAAATGGAAATTACAACCTGAGGAAAATGAATTCACTGTGATGAGAATAATTTTTGAAGGTATAGAAAACGGCGATACGGTTCGCTATGAATACAATCTTCTGGACAGATACAATCCTGAGACCAAAATTTCATCAATGGCACGTACTACAGGATATGCCGGAACTGCTGCCGTAAATTTATTAGCAGCCGGACTTTTCGAGAATCACGGCATTAATCCACCGGAATATGTTGGCAAAAATGATAAAGCCGTTGATTTTGTGTTTGAGTATATGAAAGACCGAAATATATTATATCATTCAAATCGAAGTATTTTAGAATAA
- a CDS encoding glycosyltransferase family 9 protein — translation MLKKIEYKIKNFFDKSIKRASNPELISQSYAKFKLVEGSRILLLRQDRIGDLLVTVPFVRSLRSAFPKIEIDILLSNKNFSAKRAIDSYVNNIYTYDKNIFKTLSLIASLKRRNYDIIIDMFDNPSTTSSYLIKMIKPLYSLGFEKENFQTYTHIVPLPDKRLVHIVERIANLLMPFGVNPSNNDLKLSFRLSPAETLRAKEMMKAIGDRILGINLSGSDRSKYWGTENYINFILKFSELFGDFDIVIFSMPEYKTELDEILKNTKAKNAPKSNSFVQYASYLSVCDLILTPDTAAVHLASAFDIPCLSLHLWKNLPQTGIPWTAYNTPQRNLRTESGKLADIKVDDAIHVISELIEENSIS, via the coding sequence TTGCTAAAAAAAATAGAATATAAAATCAAGAATTTTTTTGACAAATCAATTAAAAGGGCTTCAAACCCTGAATTGATTTCTCAATCATATGCTAAGTTCAAACTTGTCGAAGGAAGCAGAATCTTGCTCCTTAGGCAGGATAGAATCGGCGATTTGCTGGTGACAGTTCCATTTGTTCGCTCATTGAGAAGTGCTTTTCCAAAAATCGAAATTGATATCCTTCTTTCCAATAAGAATTTTTCTGCAAAAAGAGCAATAGACAGCTATGTGAATAATATATACACTTATGATAAAAATATTTTCAAGACACTCTCTTTAATTGCTTCTCTCAAGAGACGAAATTATGATATCATCATAGATATGTTTGATAATCCTTCGACTACATCATCATATCTGATAAAAATGATTAAGCCGCTTTATTCTCTTGGATTTGAAAAAGAGAATTTTCAAACATATACTCACATCGTACCACTTCCGGACAAAAGACTTGTTCATATCGTCGAAAGAATCGCCAATCTTCTGATGCCTTTCGGAGTAAATCCTTCAAATAATGATTTAAAGCTATCATTCAGGCTCAGCCCTGCTGAAACTCTACGGGCAAAAGAGATGATGAAGGCTATCGGTGATAGAATTTTGGGTATTAATCTGTCGGGTTCGGACAGGTCAAAATATTGGGGAACGGAAAATTATATTAATTTTATATTGAAATTTTCAGAATTATTTGGTGATTTTGATATTGTAATTTTTTCGATGCCTGAATATAAAACAGAACTTGATGAAATTCTTAAAAACACCAAAGCTAAGAATGCCCCAAAAAGTAATTCTTTTGTTCAGTATGCATCATACTTATCAGTTTGCGACTTGATTCTGACACCGGACACGGCAGCTGTACACCTTGCCTCGGCTTTTGATATTCCTTGCCTGAGTCTTCATCTTTGGAAAAATCTGCCCCAAACAGGTATCCCATGGACAGCATACAATACTCCACAGAGAAATCTCAGAACCGAAAGCGGTAAATTAGCAGATATTAAAGTGGATGATGCCATTCATGTGATTTCAGAGCTGATTGAGGAGAATTCAATATCATGA
- the serS gene encoding serine--tRNA ligase, which yields MLDLKFIRENIELVRTNIQNKNESTQVDNILLLDESRRKIIQEVESLKNVRNVVTKEISELKKNKENADDKIAAMKEVSDKIKSLDDALRNVENEIELVVLKIPNMTGEKVPVGKSAEDNKIVRTCGTTTEQKLKRNHIEIAKSLDIIDFERGGKVSGSGFAFYKGKGAKLERAMINFMIDFHLDNHGYTELLPPFIVNRNSMHGTGQLPKMAEDMYHATEDDMFLIPTAEVPLTNFHNGEMLPTQSLPIKYCGYSPCFRREAGSYGKDVRGFLRVHQFNKVEMVNFVRPEDSWATLEKLTGEAEDIVKALGLHYRVLLLCSGDTSFSSAMTYDIEVWSPGEESWLEVSSCSNFTDFQARRANIRFKPDPSSKPEFIHTLNGSGLATSRIMVALLETYLNEDGSVSIPEALVPYTGFSVIEAK from the coding sequence ATGCTTGATCTAAAATTTATTAGAGAAAACATCGAACTTGTAAGAACAAATATTCAAAATAAGAATGAGTCCACTCAGGTAGATAATATTCTTCTGCTTGATGAAAGTCGTCGCAAAATCATTCAGGAAGTCGAATCTCTGAAAAATGTGCGTAATGTTGTGACTAAAGAAATTTCCGAACTCAAGAAGAATAAGGAGAATGCTGACGATAAGATCGCAGCGATGAAGGAAGTTTCAGACAAAATCAAATCTCTTGATGATGCGCTTCGCAATGTCGAAAATGAGATTGAGCTTGTTGTTCTCAAGATTCCAAATATGACAGGTGAAAAAGTACCTGTCGGAAAATCCGCAGAAGACAATAAAATTGTCCGCACTTGTGGTACTACAACTGAACAAAAGCTAAAAAGGAACCACATCGAAATAGCTAAATCACTTGATATTATTGATTTTGAGCGTGGTGGAAAAGTATCTGGTTCAGGCTTTGCTTTTTATAAAGGCAAGGGTGCCAAACTCGAAAGAGCGATGATAAATTTTATGATAGATTTTCATCTTGATAATCACGGCTATACTGAGCTTCTGCCGCCATTTATCGTAAATCGTAATTCTATGCACGGTACAGGTCAGCTTCCCAAGATGGCTGAAGATATGTATCATGCCACAGAGGATGATATGTTCCTCATTCCGACTGCAGAAGTACCGCTAACCAATTTTCATAATGGAGAAATGCTCCCGACTCAGAGTCTTCCGATTAAGTATTGCGGTTATTCCCCTTGCTTCAGACGCGAAGCAGGAAGCTATGGCAAGGATGTTCGGGGTTTTTTGAGAGTGCATCAGTTTAATAAAGTCGAAATGGTTAATTTTGTTAGACCTGAAGATTCCTGGGCTACTCTTGAGAAACTTACAGGCGAAGCTGAAGATATAGTCAAAGCGCTGGGTCTGCATTACAGAGTTCTTCTGCTCTGCTCGGGTGATACAAGTTTCTCTTCAGCGATGACTTATGATATCGAAGTATGGTCACCGGGAGAGGAAAGTTGGCTTGAAGTATCGAGCTGTTCTAACTTCACTGATTTTCAGGCTCGCAGAGCAAACATAAGATTTAAGCCTGACCCATCTTCCAAGCCGGAGTTTATTCATACATTGAATGGTAGCGGTCTTGCAACTTCAAGAATTATGGTTGCATTACTTGAAACTTATTTGAATGAAGACGGAAGTGTATCAATTCCTGAAGCTTTGGTGCCTTATACAGGTTTCAGCGTAATTGAAGCTAAATAA